Proteins encoded together in one Lachnospiraceae bacterium JLR.KK008 window:
- the thrS gene encoding threonine--tRNA ligase codes for MKITLKDGSCKEYAQAMSIYDIARDISEGLARAACAGEVDGEVADLRTVIDRDCVLNILTARDEAGLRAMRHTCSHVLAEAVKRLFPDARVTIGPSIEDGFYYDFDHAPFSREDLDNLEKEMKKIIKEGHKLERFTLPRAEAVKYMADRNEPYKVELIEDLPEEAEISFYDQGGFVDLCAGPHLMSTKGIKAFKLISSSMAYWRGDSEKAQLQRIYGTAFPDKEALAAYLAHLEDIKKRDHNRLGREMELFATVDVIGQGLPLLLPRGTKMIMKLQRWIEDLEDREWGYVRTKTPLMAKSDLYKISGHWDHYKDGMFVLGDEETDKEVFALRPMTCPFQYYCYKNGQHSYRDLPIRYGETSTLFRNEDSGEMHGLTRVRQFTISEGHLVIRPDQVEEELKGCLNLANYVLATLGLQEDVTYRLSKWDPDNREKYLGDEAYWEKAQDALRQILLENHLPFTEADGEAAFYGPKIDIQARNVYGKEDTMITIQLDCAIAENFDLYYIDQNGDKIRPYIIHRTSLGCYERTLAWLIEKYAGKFPTWLCPEQVRILTISEKFEDYAEQVRKTLAEGGVDVTVDNRSEKIGYKIREARMAKLPYMLVVGANEEQEGLVSVRSRFAGDEGQKTLAQFMEQICREIRTKEIRAELPEEEKK; via the coding sequence ATGAAGATCACATTAAAAGACGGAAGCTGCAAAGAATATGCCCAGGCGATGAGCATCTATGACATTGCCCGTGACATCAGTGAGGGACTGGCCCGTGCGGCCTGTGCGGGGGAAGTGGACGGCGAGGTCGCAGACCTGCGCACGGTTATTGACAGAGATTGCGTTCTCAATATCCTGACGGCCAGAGACGAAGCCGGTCTGCGGGCAATGCGTCATACGTGCTCGCATGTGCTGGCTGAGGCAGTAAAGAGACTGTTCCCGGACGCCAGGGTCACGATCGGCCCTTCGATCGAAGATGGGTTTTACTATGATTTTGATCACGCGCCTTTTTCCAGGGAAGATTTGGACAATCTGGAAAAAGAGATGAAGAAGATCATCAAGGAAGGGCACAAACTGGAGCGGTTTACACTTCCGAGGGCGGAAGCGGTCAAATATATGGCAGACCGGAATGAGCCTTATAAAGTGGAGCTGATCGAGGACCTGCCGGAAGAGGCGGAGATCTCCTTCTATGATCAGGGCGGCTTTGTCGATCTGTGTGCAGGTCCGCATCTGATGAGTACGAAGGGCATCAAGGCGTTCAAACTGATTTCCTCTTCGATGGCATACTGGCGGGGCGACTCGGAAAAAGCCCAGCTTCAGCGTATTTACGGAACGGCTTTTCCTGACAAAGAGGCGCTTGCCGCTTATCTGGCGCACCTGGAAGACATCAAAAAACGCGATCATAACAGACTTGGACGGGAGATGGAGCTGTTTGCCACAGTGGATGTGATCGGTCAGGGACTTCCGCTTCTGCTTCCCAGGGGCACGAAGATGATTATGAAGCTGCAGCGGTGGATCGAAGATCTGGAGGACAGAGAGTGGGGCTATGTGCGCACGAAGACGCCGCTGATGGCGAAGAGCGATCTGTATAAAATTTCCGGTCACTGGGATCACTATAAAGATGGAATGTTTGTGCTCGGTGATGAGGAGACAGACAAGGAAGTGTTTGCCCTGCGGCCGATGACATGCCCGTTCCAGTATTATTGTTATAAAAACGGACAGCATTCCTACCGGGATCTGCCGATTCGCTACGGCGAGACTTCGACATTATTCCGCAACGAAGATTCCGGAGAGATGCACGGACTGACCCGTGTACGTCAGTTTACGATTTCCGAGGGACATCTTGTCATTCGGCCCGATCAGGTGGAAGAGGAGCTGAAGGGCTGCCTGAACCTGGCCAACTATGTTCTGGCGACGCTGGGGTTGCAGGAAGATGTTACTTACCGGCTGTCAAAGTGGGACCCGGATAACAGAGAGAAATATCTTGGCGATGAGGCATATTGGGAGAAGGCGCAGGATGCGCTCCGCCAGATTTTGCTTGAAAATCATCTGCCTTTTACCGAGGCTGACGGGGAAGCCGCATTTTATGGACCGAAAATTGATATTCAGGCGAGGAATGTATACGGCAAAGAGGATACGATGATCACCATTCAGCTCGATTGTGCGATCGCCGAGAACTTTGACCTGTATTATATCGATCAAAACGGCGACAAGATTCGACCATATATCATTCACCGGACGTCACTTGGCTGCTATGAGCGGACGCTGGCGTGGCTGATCGAGAAATATGCGGGCAAGTTCCCGACATGGCTCTGTCCGGAACAGGTTCGTATCCTGACAATCTCCGAGAAGTTTGAGGACTACGCGGAGCAGGTACGGAAGACGCTGGCGGAGGGCGGCGTCGATGTGACGGTGGACAATCGCTCCGAGAAAATCGGCTACAAGATCAGAGAGGCGAGAATGGCGAAGCTCCCGTATATGCTTGTCGTTGGGGCGAATGAGGAACAGGAAGGGCTTGTCAGTGTCAGAAGCCGCTTTGCCGGAGATGAGGGACAAAAGACTCTGGCACAGTTCATGGAGCAGATCTGCAGGGAGATTCGTACTAAGGAAATCCGCGCAGAGCTGCCGGAGGAAGAGAAGAAATAA
- a CDS encoding polyribonucleotide nucleotidyltransferase, whose product MFKTYTMELAGRTLKVEIGKVGKQANGCAFMQYGETTVLSTATASEKPREGIDFFPLSVEFEEKLYAVGKIPGGFNKREGKASENAVLTSRVIDRPMRPLFPKDYRNDVTLNNMVMSVDPACRPELVAMLGASIATCISDIPFCGPCAMTQIGLIDGEFIVNPSQEEWKCGDLKLTVASTSEKVIMIEAGANEVPEDKMIEAIYKAHEINQTIIAFINQIVSEVGKPKHEYTSCAIPEEMFDKIRELVPAQEMETAVFTDEKQVREENIRKITERLEEAFAENEEWLALLDEAIYQYEKKTVRKMILKDHKRPDGREITQIRPLAAEVDTIPRVHGSAMFTRGQTQICNVTTLAPLSEVQKIDGLDENEVSKRYMHHYNFPSYSVGETKPSRGPGRREIGHGALAERALIPVLPSTEEFPYAIRSVSETFESNGSTSMASTCASCMSLMAAGVPVKKMVAGISCGLVTGESDDDYVLLTDIQGLEDFFGDMDFKVTGTTAGITAIQMDIKIHGLTRAIVESAISRCREARLFIMDTCMRPAISGPRPEVSKYAPKIIQIQIDPEKIGDVVGQRGKTINAIIERTGVKIDISDDGAVSVCGTDQAMMDKAIDMIKIIVTEFEAGQIFTGTVVSIKEFGAFIEFAPGKEGMVHISKIAKERINHVEDVLTLGDKVTVVCLGKDKMGRISFSMKDVAQK is encoded by the coding sequence ATGTTCAAGACTTATACGATGGAGCTTGCCGGGCGCACCTTAAAGGTAGAGATCGGCAAAGTAGGGAAACAGGCAAACGGCTGTGCTTTTATGCAGTATGGGGAGACAACCGTACTGAGTACGGCGACAGCTTCCGAGAAACCGCGGGAGGGGATCGACTTTTTCCCGCTGAGCGTTGAGTTTGAAGAGAAATTATATGCGGTCGGCAAGATTCCCGGCGGCTTTAACAAGAGAGAGGGGAAGGCTTCTGAGAATGCGGTGCTGACAAGCCGTGTGATCGACCGGCCGATGCGCCCGCTGTTCCCGAAAGATTACAGAAACGATGTGACATTGAATAATATGGTAATGTCGGTCGACCCGGCCTGCCGTCCGGAACTGGTGGCAATGCTCGGCGCTTCGATCGCCACCTGTATTTCCGATATTCCGTTCTGCGGTCCCTGTGCGATGACACAGATCGGTCTGATTGATGGTGAATTTATTGTCAATCCGTCTCAGGAAGAGTGGAAATGTGGGGATCTGAAACTGACGGTCGCTTCTACGAGTGAGAAAGTGATTATGATTGAGGCCGGCGCCAACGAAGTTCCGGAAGATAAGATGATCGAAGCGATCTATAAAGCGCATGAGATCAATCAGACGATCATTGCCTTTATCAATCAGATCGTCTCCGAAGTGGGCAAGCCGAAGCACGAATATACGAGCTGTGCAATTCCGGAGGAGATGTTTGACAAGATCAGAGAGCTCGTACCTGCGCAGGAGATGGAGACTGCGGTATTTACCGATGAGAAGCAGGTGCGGGAAGAGAATATCAGAAAGATCACGGAGCGTCTGGAGGAGGCATTCGCGGAGAATGAAGAATGGCTTGCTCTGCTGGACGAGGCGATCTATCAATATGAGAAAAAGACAGTCCGCAAGATGATCTTAAAAGATCACAAGCGTCCGGACGGACGTGAGATCACGCAGATCCGTCCGCTGGCAGCGGAAGTAGATACGATACCGAGAGTTCACGGCAGCGCCATGTTTACGAGAGGACAGACGCAGATCTGCAATGTGACGACGCTGGCGCCGCTCTCCGAAGTGCAGAAAATTGACGGTCTGGACGAGAACGAAGTGAGCAAACGCTATATGCACCATTATAATTTCCCGTCTTATTCGGTCGGCGAGACGAAGCCTTCCAGAGGACCGGGGCGGCGTGAGATCGGTCACGGCGCTCTGGCGGAGAGAGCGCTGATACCGGTACTTCCTTCGACAGAGGAATTTCCGTATGCGATCCGTTCCGTGTCGGAGACATTTGAATCAAACGGTTCGACGTCGATGGCTTCCACATGTGCTTCCTGTATGTCGCTGATGGCGGCCGGTGTACCGGTGAAAAAGATGGTGGCAGGAATTTCCTGTGGTCTTGTGACAGGAGAAAGTGACGATGATTATGTACTTCTGACAGATATTCAGGGTCTGGAAGACTTCTTCGGCGATATGGATTTCAAGGTTACGGGTACGACGGCAGGTATCACTGCCATTCAGATGGACATTAAGATTCACGGCCTGACGAGAGCGATCGTGGAGAGTGCGATCTCCAGATGCCGTGAGGCGAGACTTTTCATTATGGATACGTGTATGAGACCGGCGATCAGCGGACCACGTCCGGAAGTGAGTAAGTATGCGCCGAAGATCATTCAGATCCAGATCGATCCGGAAAAGATTGGCGATGTCGTGGGACAGCGCGGCAAGACGATCAATGCGATCATTGAGCGCACCGGAGTAAAGATCGACATTTCGGACGACGGCGCAGTGTCCGTATGCGGTACCGATCAGGCGATGATGGACAAGGCTATTGATATGATCAAGATCATTGTCACGGAGTTCGAAGCCGGACAGATCTTTACCGGTACGGTTGTCAGCATCAAGGAATTCGGAGCGTTTATCGAGTTTGCACCGGGGAAAGAGGGCATGGTCCATATTTCCAAGATTGCCAAAGAGCGGATCAACCATGTGGAGGACGTTCTCACTCTGGGCGATAAGGTGACGGTCGTATGTCTTGGGAAAGATAAGATGGGGCGCATCAGCTTTTCTATGAAGGATGTTGCGCAGAAATAG
- the rpsO gene encoding 30S ribosomal protein S15, whose product MISKEKKTAIINQYARSEGDTGSPEVQVAVLTARIEELTEHLKTNQKDHHSRRGLLKMVGQRRGLLAYLKKKDIARYRTLIEKLGLRK is encoded by the coding sequence GTGATTTCTAAGGAAAAAAAGACAGCGATTATCAATCAGTATGCCAGAAGTGAGGGAGATACCGGTTCGCCGGAAGTACAGGTTGCGGTACTGACTGCGAGGATCGAAGAGCTGACAGAGCATTTAAAGACAAATCAGAAAGATCATCATTCCCGCAGGGGTCTGTTAAAGATGGTCGGTCAGAGACGTGGCCTGCTTGCATATTTAAAGAAGAAAGACATTGCAAGATACCGTACTTTGATCGAAAAACTGGGATTGAGAAAATAA
- a CDS encoding NlpC/P60 family protein — protein sequence MKKRTVQAIGLLAVMGLLYAGMDTEAASTRDLVRPTAGFDRVFAEALAEETASARETEQEKDTKEAKNASETEEIQDAEIIETAEAQKDANSVDNLWGYTNLGIAQVDNHLNVRDKAGEDGELVGKMTKNAACEILKVEGEWAYVKSGKVEGYVHTDYLLTGEEAKERAQEVVYTVAKVNTQTLKVREQPSTECPVITLVAQDERLEVVEQKPEGWAKIMLDDEEAYVSTDYCVIEEELDTAVTMKELMYGNGISNTRIDLCQFAKQFVGNPYVWGGTSLTKGADCSGFVQSVFRQFGVSLPRSSREQVNVGTKISLADAQPGDLIFYAKGGTINHVALYIGNGQVVHASSPKTGIRISNATYRTPAAVKRVLS from the coding sequence ATGAAGAAAAGGACAGTACAGGCAATCGGACTCCTTGCTGTGATGGGATTGTTATATGCCGGCATGGATACGGAAGCGGCGTCCACCAGGGATCTTGTGAGACCGACGGCGGGGTTTGACCGTGTGTTCGCAGAGGCACTGGCTGAAGAGACGGCATCAGCAAGGGAGACAGAACAGGAAAAAGATACAAAAGAAGCAAAAAACGCGTCAGAGACGGAAGAAATTCAGGACGCAGAAATTATAGAGACAGCAGAGGCGCAGAAAGACGCAAACAGTGTGGACAATCTGTGGGGGTATACGAATCTTGGCATAGCGCAGGTTGATAACCATCTGAATGTCCGGGACAAAGCCGGAGAGGACGGTGAGCTGGTAGGTAAAATGACGAAAAATGCCGCCTGCGAGATTCTCAAAGTTGAGGGAGAATGGGCTTATGTCAAGTCCGGAAAAGTGGAAGGCTACGTGCATACCGATTATCTGCTGACCGGGGAAGAGGCAAAAGAGCGGGCGCAGGAAGTCGTCTACACGGTGGCCAAAGTCAATACCCAGACGTTAAAGGTGCGGGAACAGCCCAGCACCGAGTGTCCGGTTATCACACTGGTAGCGCAGGACGAGCGGCTGGAAGTCGTGGAGCAGAAACCGGAAGGATGGGCGAAAATCATGCTCGATGACGAGGAGGCTTACGTCTCCACCGATTACTGTGTCATTGAAGAGGAACTGGACACGGCCGTTACGATGAAAGAACTGATGTATGGCAACGGCATTTCTAATACGCGCATTGATCTCTGCCAGTTTGCCAAACAGTTTGTGGGCAATCCTTATGTGTGGGGCGGCACAAGCCTGACAAAGGGAGCGGACTGCTCCGGATTTGTCCAGAGCGTGTTCCGGCAGTTTGGGGTATCCCTGCCCCGTTCCTCGAGAGAGCAGGTCAACGTGGGGACAAAGATTTCACTGGCGGATGCTCAGCCGGGCGATCTGATCTTCTATGCAAAAGGCGGAACGATCAACCATGTGGCGCTGTATATCGGTAATGGCCAGGTCGTACATGCCAGCAGCCCGAAGACCGGTATCCGTATTTCCAATGCGACCTATCGGACACCGGCGGCAGTCAAACGAGTGTTGTCTTAA
- a CDS encoding Na/Pi cotransporter family protein, whose product MNASVLLSMAGGLGLFLFGMKLMSEGIEKVAGDKLRGILEFFTTNRFTGMLVGIVFTAIVQSSSACTVMVVSFVNSGLMTLYQAAGVILGANIGTTVTSQLVSFNLSEIAPVFLLGGVITVMFIKNNMAKKIGEIVLGFGVLFMGLSGMSGAMAGLREDPNIALLFGSLTSPFLAVLLGTVVTTVIQSSSVTVSIILLMANQGLLGLPICMFIILGCNIGSCASAMLASLAGKKDAKRAAMIHLLFNIFGTIIFYFIFLVGVGPIVTMLSEISGGNPGRCVANAHTIIKIAQVILLFPFSGLLVKMTYLCVPGDDKKVGYRDSFQLKYIGDKVVFNPATAVVEVIKEIERMASLASENLNRAMNALITLDEEDIEEVYKVEKNINFLNHSITDYLVKINQTTLPIEDLKSIGALFHVVNDIERIGDHAENVADCAGRRRENGATFSKSAQKEMGDMLDMVNKIVQYSVDMFATSNEAHVQDIMELEDAIDEKERELQRLHVERLTRNECTPEAGMLFSDVVSGLERVSDHATNIAFSILHSNNEDGEEKEKKAV is encoded by the coding sequence ATGAATGCTTCGGTATTATTGTCTATGGCAGGCGGACTCGGATTGTTTTTATTTGGTATGAAACTGATGAGCGAAGGGATCGAAAAAGTGGCAGGAGACAAACTGCGGGGGATTCTTGAGTTTTTTACGACAAACCGCTTTACAGGTATGTTGGTCGGTATTGTGTTTACGGCGATCGTCCAGTCTTCCAGCGCATGTACGGTCATGGTTGTCAGCTTTGTCAACTCCGGTCTGATGACTCTGTATCAGGCTGCGGGCGTCATTTTGGGTGCGAATATCGGTACCACTGTGACATCTCAGCTTGTTTCTTTTAACTTATCTGAAATTGCCCCGGTATTTCTACTCGGCGGGGTGATCACTGTAATGTTTATCAAAAATAATATGGCAAAAAAAATCGGCGAGATCGTGCTTGGCTTTGGTGTGCTCTTTATGGGATTGTCAGGCATGTCGGGCGCTATGGCCGGACTCAGGGAAGATCCGAATATCGCGCTCCTGTTCGGTTCTCTCACAAGTCCGTTTCTGGCGGTACTGCTTGGTACGGTCGTGACGACCGTCATTCAGAGTTCTTCCGTGACTGTGAGCATTATTTTGCTGATGGCCAATCAGGGATTGCTCGGACTCCCGATCTGTATGTTCATTATTCTCGGGTGTAACATCGGCTCCTGCGCGTCGGCGATGCTGGCTTCGCTTGCCGGCAAGAAAGATGCCAAACGGGCGGCAATGATCCATCTTCTGTTCAATATATTTGGCACAATCATCTTCTATTTTATTTTCCTTGTGGGAGTCGGCCCCATTGTAACCATGCTGTCGGAGATCTCGGGCGGAAATCCGGGGCGGTGCGTGGCCAATGCGCATACGATCATTAAGATTGCGCAGGTGATTCTGCTGTTTCCGTTTTCCGGGCTGCTCGTAAAGATGACCTATCTGTGTGTGCCGGGCGATGACAAGAAAGTCGGTTATCGCGACAGCTTCCAGCTCAAATATATCGGTGACAAGGTCGTGTTTAATCCGGCTACCGCCGTTGTGGAAGTGATCAAAGAGATCGAGAGAATGGCCTCTCTTGCCAGCGAGAATCTGAACCGCGCCATGAATGCGCTGATTACATTGGACGAGGAAGACATTGAGGAAGTCTATAAAGTAGAAAAAAACATTAATTTTTTAAACCATTCGATCACGGACTATCTGGTGAAGATCAATCAGACGACACTGCCGATCGAAGATTTGAAGAGCATCGGCGCTTTGTTCCATGTTGTCAATGACATTGAGCGTATCGGCGATCATGCGGAAAACGTGGCGGACTGCGCAGGCCGCAGGAGAGAGAATGGAGCGACTTTCAGCAAATCGGCTCAGAAAGAGATGGGAGATATGCTGGATATGGTCAATAAGATCGTTCAGTATTCGGTGGATATGTTTGCCACGAGCAATGAGGCACATGTACAGGATATTATGGAGCTGGAGGATGCCATCGACGAAAAAGAGCGGGAACTGCAAAGACTGCATGTGGAACGGCTGACGAGAAATGAATGTACACCGGAGGCGGGTATGTTGTTCTCCGATGTGGTGTCAGGTCTGGAGCGGGTATCCGATCATGCGACCAATATTGCCTTCTCCATTTTGCACAGCAACAATGAAGACGGAGAAGAAAAGGAAAAAAAGGCGGTATAG
- the ribF gene encoding riboflavin biosynthesis protein RibF, which produces MRLIQGTTQFMLGGACAVAIGKFDGIHRGHQELLKYILKQKEHGLAAAVFTFDPPPSVFFGSAKSRSLMTREEKRRIFEKIGIDVLIEFPLCAETAAIPPQTFIEEILVKQMRAAYVAAGTDVTFGDRGRGDSGMMLEYGRKLGFTVKIVDKICVDGREISSSLIREQLEQGKMEQVRELIGFPYSVTGTVVHGRQLGRTIGMPTVNLLPPADKLLPPRGVYFSNVSYHGRHYQSISNIGCKPTVSEENVMGVETYLYDFDEDIYGREIIVNLLAFKRPEMKFRCVEELKCQMQRDIREGREYLHTIIQ; this is translated from the coding sequence ATGCGGTTGATACAGGGTACCACGCAGTTTATGCTGGGCGGAGCGTGCGCCGTTGCCATCGGGAAGTTTGACGGCATCCACAGAGGGCATCAGGAGCTTTTAAAATACATATTAAAACAGAAGGAACATGGGCTGGCGGCTGCGGTTTTTACTTTTGATCCGCCGCCGTCCGTGTTTTTCGGCTCAGCAAAAAGCCGGAGTCTGATGACAAGAGAAGAAAAGCGCCGGATTTTCGAGAAGATCGGCATCGATGTGCTGATTGAATTTCCACTGTGCGCGGAGACGGCTGCCATACCGCCGCAGACATTTATTGAGGAAATTCTCGTAAAACAGATGCGGGCGGCCTATGTGGCGGCGGGGACCGATGTCACATTTGGCGACCGGGGAAGGGGCGACAGCGGGATGATGCTGGAGTATGGGAGAAAGCTCGGCTTTACGGTAAAGATCGTGGACAAGATCTGTGTGGACGGCAGAGAAATCAGTTCCAGCCTGATCCGGGAACAACTGGAACAGGGGAAGATGGAGCAGGTACGGGAATTGATCGGGTTTCCCTACAGCGTGACGGGAACTGTCGTCCATGGGCGGCAGCTTGGCCGGACGATCGGAATGCCTACGGTCAATCTGCTGCCGCCGGCGGATAAGCTGCTGCCGCCGCGGGGCGTCTATTTTTCCAACGTCTCTTATCATGGCCGGCATTATCAGAGTATCAGCAACATTGGCTGTAAACCGACGGTCAGTGAAGAAAATGTCATGGGGGTGGAGACTTATCTCTATGATTTTGACGAAGATATTTACGGCAGGGAGATTATTGTCAATCTGCTGGCCTTTAAGCGGCCGGAGATGAAATTCCGCTGCGTGGAAGAATTAAAGTGTCAGATGCAGAGAGACATCCGGGAAGGCAGAGAATACTTGCATACAATCATACAATAA
- the truB gene encoding tRNA pseudouridine(55) synthase TruB: MINGVINVYKEKGYTSHDVVARLRGILKQKKIGHTGTLDPQAEGVLPVCLGNGTKLCDMLTDRRKEYIAEFLFGITTDTQDMTGTVRSRREVRMTEAEAETVIMSFLGGYAQTPPMYSACKVGGRRLYELAREGREVERRAREIVIYELEILAMRLPEVKIRVSCSKGTYIRTLCHDIGEKAGCGASMKSLLRTKAGGFALEDANTLAGIETAQREGKLGQMLVPVEEMFAQLPPITVREEFTGAVCNGNPLYLRQVTGRSGWTDGEQAKVYDHEGKFYGIYAFRIMKGRFEPVKMFLDR, translated from the coding sequence GTGATAAACGGAGTCATCAATGTATACAAGGAGAAGGGCTACACTTCCCATGATGTGGTAGCCAGGCTCCGGGGTATCTTAAAACAGAAAAAGATCGGACATACGGGGACGCTTGACCCACAGGCAGAAGGCGTGCTTCCTGTATGTCTCGGAAACGGAACGAAACTTTGCGATATGCTGACAGACAGACGAAAGGAGTATATCGCAGAGTTTTTGTTCGGTATCACGACAGATACACAGGATATGACAGGAACGGTCCGTTCCCGGCGGGAAGTGAGGATGACGGAGGCCGAGGCTGAGACCGTCATCATGAGCTTTCTCGGGGGATATGCACAGACACCGCCTATGTATTCCGCCTGCAAGGTAGGGGGAAGACGGCTGTATGAGCTTGCGAGGGAGGGCAGAGAGGTGGAACGCAGGGCGCGGGAGATTGTGATCTATGAGCTGGAGATCCTTGCCATGCGTCTGCCGGAAGTAAAAATCCGTGTAAGCTGTTCCAAAGGGACTTATATTCGCACGCTCTGTCATGACATAGGGGAGAAGGCAGGGTGCGGCGCTTCCATGAAGAGCCTGCTTCGCACAAAGGCCGGTGGATTTGCACTGGAAGACGCGAACACGCTTGCCGGGATCGAGACGGCTCAAAGAGAAGGGAAGCTGGGGCAGATGCTTGTCCCGGTGGAGGAAATGTTCGCGCAGCTTCCGCCGATCACCGTCAGAGAAGAATTTACCGGCGCCGTTTGCAATGGAAATCCGTTGTATTTGCGGCAGGTTACCGGGCGGTCGGGATGGACGGACGGGGAACAGGCGAAAGTGTATGATCACGAAGGGAAATTTTACGGTATTTACGCCTTCCGGATTATGAAGGGACGTTTTGAACCCGTGAAAATGTTTTTGGACAGATAG
- a CDS encoding bifunctional oligoribonuclease/PAP phosphatase NrnA, producing MFQLSEVIKDARTIGIGGHIRPDGDCVGSCMALYLYLKKYVTPGVEVSVYLEKPAEIFDAISGIAQIRTECPQKKYDVFFALDCESSRLGEAEPLFQDAQKKVNIDHHISNHGCGDCQYIDAAASSTSELVYDLLDAQYMDAEIAKALYIGIIHDTGVFQYSNTSPKTLRIAAELIGYGFDFSALIQHTFYEKTYRQNQIMGRSMLESILLLEGRCVVSSVTRRLMEFYGVTPKDLDGIVNHLRDIRGVECAVFMYETDVLQYKVSMRSTDKVDVAKIAAFFGGGGHKKAAGCTMSGTFHDVINNLSLHIERQLEESIINQ from the coding sequence ATGTTTCAGTTATCGGAAGTGATAAAAGACGCCAGGACCATTGGAATCGGTGGTCATATCAGGCCGGACGGGGACTGTGTCGGTTCCTGCATGGCTCTGTATCTGTATCTGAAAAAGTATGTGACCCCCGGGGTGGAAGTGTCGGTCTATCTGGAGAAGCCGGCGGAAATCTTTGATGCGATCAGCGGTATTGCGCAGATCCGCACAGAATGTCCGCAAAAGAAATACGATGTGTTTTTCGCGCTGGACTGCGAGAGCAGCAGACTCGGTGAGGCGGAACCATTGTTTCAGGATGCGCAAAAGAAAGTTAATATCGACCATCATATCAGTAATCATGGATGCGGAGACTGCCAATATATTGATGCGGCTGCCAGCTCGACGAGTGAACTTGTGTATGATCTGCTCGATGCGCAGTACATGGATGCGGAGATCGCCAAAGCACTCTACATCGGCATCATTCACGATACCGGCGTGTTTCAATATTCCAATACATCGCCGAAAACGCTGCGGATCGCTGCGGAGCTGATCGGATATGGGTTTGACTTTTCAGCGCTGATCCAGCACACGTTTTATGAAAAGACATACCGCCAGAACCAGATCATGGGCAGGTCGATGCTGGAGAGCATTCTGCTTCTGGAGGGCAGGTGTGTCGTCAGCTCTGTCACCCGCAGGCTGATGGAATTTTATGGGGTGACTCCGAAAGATCTGGACGGTATTGTCAATCATCTGCGTGACATCCGGGGTGTGGAGTGTGCCGTATTTATGTATGAGACTGATGTACTGCAATATAAAGTAAGTATGCGTTCCACGGATAAAGTTGATGTGGCGAAGATCGCGGCCTTTTTTGGCGGCGGCGGACATAAGAAAGCTGCAGGCTGTACGATGTCAGGCACGTTCCATGATGTGATTAATAATCTGTCATTACATATTGAAAGGCAGTTGGAGGAATCAATAATCAATCAGTGA
- the rbfA gene encoding 30S ribosome-binding factor RbfA: protein MKKNSIKNTRINGEVQRVLAEIIRSEIKDPRIAPMTSVVSVEVAPDLKTCKAWISVLGSDEEAAATLEGLKSAEGFIKSKLARAINLRNTPEIRFVMDQSIAYGVSMSKKIDEVNRNSSRNEEE, encoded by the coding sequence ATGAAAAAAAACAGCATTAAGAATACAAGGATCAACGGAGAGGTGCAGAGAGTGCTGGCAGAGATCATCCGCAGTGAGATCAAGGACCCGCGCATCGCTCCCATGACCTCGGTCGTGTCCGTGGAAGTGGCGCCCGATCTGAAGACATGTAAAGCATGGATCAGCGTTCTTGGAAGCGACGAGGAAGCGGCAGCCACGCTGGAGGGATTGAAGAGTGCGGAGGGTTTTATCAAGTCAAAACTCGCCAGGGCGATCAATCTGCGCAATACGCCGGAGATCCGCTTTGTCATGGATCAGTCCATCGCGTATGGGGTGTCCATGTCCAAAAAAATTGATGAAGTAAACAGAAACAGCAGCAGAAACGAAGAAGAGTAG